The Pseudomonadota bacterium DNA segment GAGTTTCATCAAGTCGCCGAGCGCGAGCAGTTGATCATGCCCCAGGAACTGCTGGTGACGCGACTCGACGGCAACGGCGTGTTCGTCGTCGATGAGCAGTCGGTCGCGCGCTGGCGGCCGCTCACCCTGGGTCAGGTGATCGGTGATCAGATCGTGGTCGAAGCTGGCTTGGAGGGTGGCGAAATGGTCGTCGTCGTGGGCCATCGCTCGCTGTCCGATGGCGATGCGTTGATCCTGGCACGTCAGGGCGAGTGCTGTACCAAGGGCCGGGTCGTGTTTCCTGTTGCGCAAGCCGCTGCGAGCCAGAGCGCGAGCGCCGAGGCGAGCCCATGATCAAGACCCTGGTTGAACGGGCGCCCACCGTGCTCGTGGTAGCGCTGTGCGTGCTTACCTTCGGCATCATCGAGTACGTGTCGCTGCCCAGGGAGGCTGCACCCGATATCGACGTGCCCTTCATCATGGTCAGCACGCCCTACCCGGGGGTGGCGCCCGCCGACATCGAGTCGCTGGTAACAAACCCCCTCGAGAACG contains these protein-coding regions:
- a CDS encoding efflux RND transporter permease subunit; the protein is MIKTLVERAPTVLVVALCVLTFGIIEYVSLPREAAPDIDVPFIMVSTPYPGVAPADIESLVTNPLENELTGVKDLKKMSSTSAEGVSLITLEFEPEVVIDEALQRVRNRVSRAESKI